The Paroceanicella profunda genome segment GCAACTACGCGCCCTGCAAGTACGACCTGCGCACCTTCTCGCCGGTGGGCGCCATCCTGTTCGACCATCCGGACCCGTCGATCTTCACCGTGCTCACCGCCCCCTCGGGCGTGGAGGGCACCGCGAACATCGACTTCGTGATCTTCCCCGAGCGCTGGCTGCCGGCGGAGAACACCTTCCGCCCTCCCTGGTACCACAAGAACATCATGTCCGAGCTGATGGGCAACATCTACGGCATCTATGATGCCAAGCCCGAGGGCTTCGTGCCCGGCGGCATGAGCCTGCACAACATGATGCTGCCGCACGGGCCGGACGTGGACGCGTTCGAGAAGGCCTCGAACGAGGAGCAGAAGCCGGTGAAGCTCACCAACACCATGTCCTTCATGTTCGAGACGCGCTTTCCCCAGCACCTCACCCGCTTCGCCGCCCACGAGGCGCCGCTGCAGGAGGAATACATCGACTGCTGGGCCGGGCTGGAGAAGAAGTTCGACGGCACGCCGGGGGTGAAGTAACCCCCCGCGCCCCCCGATCCCGTCGCGTCCCGGGCCTGCCCCGGGGCCTGCCGGCCGCAGCCCCCGCGGCGCGGCCGGCACCTGACCAAGACCCACAGGAAGTAGCCCCATCCGATGACCCTGCTGAAAAGCCGCGTGGAGAGCGCGAACACCCCCGACACCGATTTCCCGCTGAACAACCTGCCCTTCGGCATCTTCTCCACCGAGGGCACCGCGCCGCGCGCCGCCACCGTGCTGGGAGACCGCATCGTCGACCTCGCGGTGCTGGAGGCGGACGGGCGCATCGATGCCGGCGCCCCGGTGTTTGCCGCAGGCGAGCTGAACCCCTTCATGGAGCGCGGCCCCGCCGCCTGGGCCGCTGTGCGCGCCCAGCTTCAGGCGCTCTTCGCCGAAGGAGCGCCCACGCCGGTCGACGACGCGCTCTCGCCGCTTGCCATCGCGCGCATGCACCTGCCGTTCCGCGTGGCCGAGTACACGGATTTCTACGCCTCCAAGCGCCATGCGATGAACGTGGGCACCATGTTCCGCGGGGCGGAGAACGCCCTGCCGCCGAACTGGCTGCACATTCCCATCGGCTACAACGGCCGGGCCTCCTCCGTGGTGGTCTCGGGCACCGACATCCTGCGCCCCAACGGCCAGCGCAAGGGCCCGGACGAGGAGGTGCCGAGCTTCGGCCCCTCGCGGCGCATGGACATCGAGCTGGAGATGGGCGCCATCGTCGGCGTGCCCACGCCGATGGGAAAGCCCATCACCGTGGATGAGGCGGAGGAGCTGATCTTCGGCTACGTGCTGCTGAACGACTGGTCCAGCCGTGACATCCAGGCCTGGGAATACGCGCCCCTCGGCCCCTTCCAGGGCAAGGCCTTCGGCACCTCGATCAGCCCCTGGGTGGTGACCCGCGCCGCGCTGGAGCCCTTCCGGGTGCCGGTGCCGCCGCGCGAGAAGCCGCTGCTGCCCTATCTCGACCAGACCCTGCCGGGCCTCTACGACATCGCGCTGGAGGTGGGCCTGCAGCCCGAGGGCGCGGCCGCCGAGACCATCGTCAGCCGCACCAACTACCGCAACCTCTACTACTCCGCCGCCCAGCAGCTCGCGCATCACGCGGTGGGCGGCTGCGGCATGCGGGTGGGCGACCTGCTCGGCTCCGGCACCATCTCGGGTGAGGAGAAGGGCAGCTTCGGCTCGCTTCTGGAGCTCTCCTGGGGCGGCAAGGAGCCGATCACGCTGGACACCGGTGAGACCCGCTCCTTCATCGAGGACGGCGACCGCCTCACCCTGCGCGGCGCGGCGCTGGGGGAGGGGTTCCGCGTCGGCTTCGGCGCATGCACCGGGCGCATCCTGCCCGCCGTGCCCGGGCCCTGGGGCGACGCGTGAGCCGCTCCGGGCTGAGGCTGGTGCAGGGGGCCGCGGCGCCGGCCCCCGAAGCCCCGGGTCTCTTCGACCTGGAGGATTTCCTGCCCTACCGGCTGAACCGGATCTCGGAGGAGATCAGCCAGCGCTTCGCGCGCGAGTACAAGGCGCGCTACGGCATGAACCGGCCGGAATGGCGCGCCATCGCCGTTATCGGCACGCGTGGCGCGGTCACCGCCCGGGAGATCTGCGACGACTCGACCATGCACAAGACCAAGGTGAGCCGCGCCGTCTCCGCGATGGAGCGCCGCCGCTGGGTACACCGGGAGGGGCATGAGAGCGACGGGCGCTGCGAGGTGCTGACCCTCACGCGTGAGGGCTGGCGGGTGTTCGAGGAGCTGATGACGATGGCCCGCGCCTACGAGGCCGAGCTGGAGGAGGCCGTGGGCCGCGCGCCCTTCGGCAACCTGCTCTCCGGGCTGCAGGCGCTGGAGCGGCGCTACGGCGTCACCGGCCCGATCCGGCCCGCGGAGGACGAGGGAGACTGAGCCCCCGGCCGCCCGGGGCACGCACCGCGACGTCGGGGCCAGGCGCTCCGGCGCTTGATAGTTACAAAATCGCGGCGCAAATTCATTGCAAATGCATCGAATCCCGCGGCGCGGGACGGTGCACCCCGGCGCCGCAGGACGGCGGGGAACGCAGTAAGGAGGAAACAATGGCGAAAGCCTTCGCATCCCAGGGCGACCTGGCCGAGAAAACCGTCAGCTTCACCGAGATCGGCCCCGATCTCTGGGCCTTCACCGCCGAGGGCGACCCCAACACCGGCGTGATCATCGGCGACGACAGCGTGATGATCATGGACGCGCAGGCCACCCCGCGCCTCGCCAACCTGGTGGTGGAGAAGATCCGCACCGTCACCGACAAGCCGATCAAGTATGTCACCCTCTCGCATTACCACGCGGTGCGGGTGCTGGGCGCCTCGGCCTACGGCGCCTCGGAGATCATCGGCTCGGATATCTGCCGCGCCATGGTCGCCGAACGCGGGCAGGAGGACTGGGACAGCGAGTTCGGCCGCTTCCCGCGCCTGTTCCAGGGGCATGAGAGCATCCCCGGCCTCACCTGGCCCACGCTCACGTTCTCCGACCGGATGACCGTCTATCTCGGCGGGCGCAAGGTGGAGCTGATGAAGCTCGGCCGCGCCCATACCGCGGGCGACATCGTGGCCTGGGTGCCGGATGCGGGCGTGATGTTCACCGGCGACATCGTGGAATACAAGTCCGCCTGCTACTGCGGCGACGGCCATTTCAAGGACTGGGGCGCCACGCTGGACCGCATCAAGGCCTTCAACCCCGCCGCCATCGCGCCCGGGCGCGGTGACGCGCTGGTGGGCGAGGCCATGGTCAACGAGGCGATCGAGAACACCCGCGACTTCGTGGAGAGCATCTACCGCGCGGTGGAGATCGTCGCCGCCCGCGGCGGCACGATGAAGGAGGCGGCGGCGAAGGTGCGCGAGATCTGCGACCCGAAGTTCGGCGATTACGCGATCTACGAGCACTGCTTCCCCTTCAACATCGCCCGCGCCTGGGACGAGGCCCGCGGCATCGACACGCCCCGTGTCTGGACCGCCGAGCGCGACCAGCAGATGTGGGCCGCCCTGCAGGGCTGATCGGCAGGCATCCGGCGCCGGGCCCCGCAAAGAGGGTCCGGCGCCGGACCGTGACAAAGGCGGCAGGGCCCCCGGCCCGCCGCCGGTTCGGGAGGAAACAATGGCACGCTACACCTATGCCCCCTTCGAGGCGCGCCGCGCGCCGGAGCTGGACGGAGCGCCGGGCCGCGGCGCCCCGGTCATCGTGGTCGGCGCCGGGCCGGTGGGCCTCACCGCCGCGATCGACCTCGCCACCCAGGGCATCGCCTCGGTGGTGGTCGATGACAGCAACGTGGTCTCCGTCGGCTCGCGCGCGATCTGCTGGGCCAAGCGCACTTTGGAGATCTTCGACCGGCTGGGCGTCGGCCAGCGCATGCTGGAGAAGGGCGTCACCTGGCAGGTGGGACGGCTGTTCCACGGGCCCCGCGAGGTCTATTCCTTCGACCTGCTGCCCGAGGACGGCCACCGCATGCCGGCCTTCATCAACCTCCAGCAATACTACGTGGAGCAGTATCTGGTGGAGCGGGCGCTGGAGTTCCCGGACCTCATCGACCTGCGCTGGAAGAGCCGGGTGACCGGCGTTTCCCAGGGCGCGGAGGGTGTCACCGCCACCGTCGAGACGCCGGACGGCAGCTACGACCTCGCCGCGCGCTACCTGGTGGCCTGCGACGGGTCGCGCTCCGCCGTCCGCACGCTGATGGGGTTGGAGCTGGAGGGCGAGGCCTTCGAGGAGCGGTTCCTCATCGCCGACGTGGAGATGAAGGCGGATTTCCCCTCCGAGCGCTGGTTCTGGTTCGAGCCGGAGTTCCACCCCGGCCAGACGGCCCTGCTGCACAAGCAGCCCGACGACATCTACCGCATCGACCTCCAGCTCGGCTGGGACGCCGACCCGGAGGAGGAGAAGAAGCCCGAGAACGTCATCCCCCGCATCGAGAAGGCGGTGGGCGGGCGGCCCTTCGAGCTGGACTGGGTGTCGGTCTACTCCTTCCGCTGCGCGCGGCTGGCGCGCTTCGTGCACGGGCGGGTGATCTTCGCCGGGGACAGCGCCCATGTGGTGAGCCCGTTCGGCGCGCGCGGCGGCAACGGCGGTGTGCAGGACGTGGACAACCTGTGCTGGAAGCTCGCCGCCGTGCTGCGCGGCGAGGCCGGCCCGGCGCTGCTGGAGACCTACAACACCGAGCGCATCTATGCCACGGACGAGAACATCACCAATTCCTCCCGTTCGACCAACTTCATGTCGCCGCGCAGCCTGGCGGAGCGGCGCTTCCGCGACGGGCTGCTGGCGCTGGCGGACGATACCGCCTTCGCCCGCCCGATGATCAACTCCGGCCGGCTGTCGCGCCCCGCCTCGCTGGCCGGCTTGCTGGGCGAGTGTCCTGCCGCGGCCCAGGCGCCGCTCAGCCCCGGCGATCCCTGCCCGGACGCGCCGCTTCCGGGCGGCGACTGGCTGCTGTCCCGGCTGGGCGGCGGGCGCTTCCGGCTGCTCGCCATCGGCGCGCCGGCCCCGGCGGATGCGCCGGTGGAGGTTCTGTCGCTGCCGTGCGAGGGCGCGCTGGCCCGCCGCTACGGCCCCGGCCTGTTCCTCATCCGCCCGGACCAGCATGTGGCCGCGAGCTGGTCGGCCGGCCCCGGCGCGAGCGCAGCGGACATCGCCGCCGCGCTGGACGGCGCGCGCGCCTGCGCCGCCCGGAGGGAGGTCGCATGATGGACCCGCGCAGCTACAACCTCGGCGCCGAGGGTGATGCGATCTACGCCGAGCTCATCGCCCTGCACGAGGGCCTCTCCGAGGAGGAGAGCGCCGCGCTCAACGCCCGGCTGGTGCTCGTGCTCGCCAATGCCCTGGCCCGGCCGGAGGAGATCCGCCTGGCCTTTGCCGTCGCGTCCCGCGGAGCGGAGGCCACCGCACCGCGCTCGGGCTGAGCCCGGTGCGGAGCCGCGGGGCGGCGACACGGCGGTCGGGGGCTCGATGCCCCCGTCCGTCGTGCCCCCTCCGGGGGCGCCGCGCCGCCGCCCGCTTGCCTGCCTGCCGTGCCTGGCGACGCCTGGGCCGGCCCGTTTCTTTCCTGCCCCGGCCCTCCGGCCGCAAGACCAACCGATTGATTTCAGGGAGCCCCACAATGAAGAGCCTCATCTCGGCCGCCATCCTCGCCGCCAGCCTGATCGGCGGCGCCGGCACTGCCGCCTTCGCCGACACCGAACTGGTGCTGTCGAGCTGGCTGCCGCCGCGCCACCCGCTGGTGATCAACGCCATCCGCCCCTGGGCGAAGGAGGTCGAGGAGGT includes the following:
- the fahA gene encoding fumarylacetoacetase — translated: MTLLKSRVESANTPDTDFPLNNLPFGIFSTEGTAPRAATVLGDRIVDLAVLEADGRIDAGAPVFAAGELNPFMERGPAAWAAVRAQLQALFAEGAPTPVDDALSPLAIARMHLPFRVAEYTDFYASKRHAMNVGTMFRGAENALPPNWLHIPIGYNGRASSVVVSGTDILRPNGQRKGPDEEVPSFGPSRRMDIELEMGAIVGVPTPMGKPITVDEAEELIFGYVLLNDWSSRDIQAWEYAPLGPFQGKAFGTSISPWVVTRAALEPFRVPVPPREKPLLPYLDQTLPGLYDIALEVGLQPEGAAAETIVSRTNYRNLYYSAAQQLAHHAVGGCGMRVGDLLGSGTISGEEKGSFGSLLELSWGGKEPITLDTGETRSFIEDGDRLTLRGAALGEGFRVGFGACTGRILPAVPGPWGDA
- a CDS encoding MarR family winged helix-turn-helix transcriptional regulator, giving the protein MQGAAAPAPEAPGLFDLEDFLPYRLNRISEEISQRFAREYKARYGMNRPEWRAIAVIGTRGAVTAREICDDSTMHKTKVSRAVSAMERRRWVHREGHESDGRCEVLTLTREGWRVFEELMTMARAYEAELEEAVGRAPFGNLLSGLQALERRYGVTGPIRPAEDEGD
- a CDS encoding MBL fold metallo-hydrolase; translated protein: MAKAFASQGDLAEKTVSFTEIGPDLWAFTAEGDPNTGVIIGDDSVMIMDAQATPRLANLVVEKIRTVTDKPIKYVTLSHYHAVRVLGASAYGASEIIGSDICRAMVAERGQEDWDSEFGRFPRLFQGHESIPGLTWPTLTFSDRMTVYLGGRKVELMKLGRAHTAGDIVAWVPDAGVMFTGDIVEYKSACYCGDGHFKDWGATLDRIKAFNPAAIAPGRGDALVGEAMVNEAIENTRDFVESIYRAVEIVAARGGTMKEAAAKVREICDPKFGDYAIYEHCFPFNIARAWDEARGIDTPRVWTAERDQQMWAALQG
- a CDS encoding FAD-dependent oxidoreductase, which codes for MARYTYAPFEARRAPELDGAPGRGAPVIVVGAGPVGLTAAIDLATQGIASVVVDDSNVVSVGSRAICWAKRTLEIFDRLGVGQRMLEKGVTWQVGRLFHGPREVYSFDLLPEDGHRMPAFINLQQYYVEQYLVERALEFPDLIDLRWKSRVTGVSQGAEGVTATVETPDGSYDLAARYLVACDGSRSAVRTLMGLELEGEAFEERFLIADVEMKADFPSERWFWFEPEFHPGQTALLHKQPDDIYRIDLQLGWDADPEEEKKPENVIPRIEKAVGGRPFELDWVSVYSFRCARLARFVHGRVIFAGDSAHVVSPFGARGGNGGVQDVDNLCWKLAAVLRGEAGPALLETYNTERIYATDENITNSSRSTNFMSPRSLAERRFRDGLLALADDTAFARPMINSGRLSRPASLAGLLGECPAAAQAPLSPGDPCPDAPLPGGDWLLSRLGGGRFRLLAIGAPAPADAPVEVLSLPCEGALARRYGPGLFLIRPDQHVAASWSAGPGASAADIAAALDGARACAARREVA
- a CDS encoding DUF2783 domain-containing protein; amino-acid sequence: MMDPRSYNLGAEGDAIYAELIALHEGLSEEESAALNARLVLVLANALARPEEIRLAFAVASRGAEATAPRSG